The following are encoded in a window of Amycolatopsis lexingtonensis genomic DNA:
- a CDS encoding MFS transporter, translating into MAQVADGSVERVQASSRRWLILALGLAAQTASCSFLYGLPFLVPAMRAGEGLTLAEAGTVVAAPSIGLLFTLIVWGAAADRYGERLIMALGLGASGLLLVYAGVGDHSVGLLFGVFLAAGACTASVNAASGRVVMGWFAKSERGVAMGIRQTAQPLGVGVAALGLPPLAAHFGFRAAVLLPAGLAIAVALLVAWLVTDPPRPPQAPSGEKPPSPYRHAALWRVHGASALLVVPQFAVSAFAPVYLVSVQHWSALSAGWYLAVVQVLGALGRLGSGWWSDRVGSRLRPMRQLAVLSCFVMLLVALGDVSWLWLVLLALALAGIITVADNGLGFTASAELAGLAWSGRAMGTQNTGQNIAASLTPPLLGLVIGDSRYALAFCVAAIFPALAVAVVPVRAEHERD; encoded by the coding sequence ATGGCGCAGGTCGCGGACGGCTCGGTGGAGCGGGTGCAGGCGAGTTCACGGCGGTGGCTCATCCTCGCGCTCGGCCTCGCCGCGCAGACCGCGAGCTGCTCGTTCCTGTACGGGCTCCCGTTCCTGGTCCCGGCCATGCGGGCCGGGGAGGGGCTGACGCTGGCCGAGGCCGGCACGGTCGTCGCGGCGCCGAGCATCGGGCTGTTGTTCACCCTGATCGTGTGGGGCGCGGCTGCGGACCGTTACGGAGAGCGCCTGATCATGGCCCTCGGACTGGGGGCCTCGGGGTTACTCCTGGTGTACGCCGGAGTCGGTGATCACTCGGTCGGGCTCCTCTTTGGGGTGTTCCTGGCGGCCGGTGCGTGCACGGCTTCGGTGAACGCGGCGAGCGGCCGCGTGGTGATGGGCTGGTTCGCGAAGTCCGAGCGCGGCGTCGCGATGGGGATCCGGCAGACGGCCCAGCCGCTCGGCGTCGGCGTCGCGGCGCTGGGGCTGCCGCCGCTGGCCGCGCACTTCGGGTTCCGCGCGGCCGTGCTGCTGCCGGCCGGGCTGGCGATCGCCGTCGCGCTGCTGGTGGCGTGGCTGGTGACGGACCCGCCCCGGCCGCCGCAGGCGCCGTCGGGCGAGAAGCCGCCGTCGCCGTACCGGCACGCGGCGCTGTGGCGGGTGCACGGGGCGAGCGCGCTGCTGGTGGTGCCGCAGTTCGCGGTGTCGGCGTTCGCGCCGGTGTACCTGGTGTCGGTGCAGCACTGGAGCGCGCTGTCGGCGGGCTGGTACCTGGCGGTGGTCCAGGTGCTGGGCGCGCTGGGCCGCCTCGGCTCGGGCTGGTGGTCCGACCGCGTCGGCAGCCGCCTGCGCCCGATGCGGCAGCTGGCCGTGCTGAGCTGCTTCGTGATGCTGCTGGTGGCGCTGGGGGACGTGTCGTGGCTATGGCTGGTGCTGCTGGCACTGGCGCTGGCGGGGATCATCACGGTGGCCGACAACGGCCTCGGCTTCACGGCGTCGGCGGAGCTGGCGGGCCTGGCCTGGTCGGGCCGCGCGATGGGCACGCAGAACACCGGCCAGAACATCGCGGCCTCGCTGACCCCGCCGCTGCTGGGCCTGGTGATCGGCGACAGCCGCTACGCACTGGCGTTCTGCGTGGCGGCGATCTTCCCGGCACTGGCGGTGGCGGTGGTCCCGGTCCGCGCGGAGCACGAGCGGGACTGA
- a CDS encoding adenosine deaminase produces the protein MPDESPVLTGETLRRAPKVLLHDHLDGGLRPATVAELAEETGYGGLPTSDPAELGGWFRRAADSGSLVSYLETFAHTCGVMQTEDALVRVAAEAVEDLAADGVVYAEVRYAPELFVERGLSLDAVVEAVQAGFTEGTRRVAANGGSIRVGTLLCAMRQHARALEIADLAVRYRDAGVAGFDIAGPEDGFPPTRNLDAFEYLRQNNAHFTIHAGEAFGLPSIWEAIQHCGAERLGHGVRIIEDIKTDADGTVHLGRLAAYVRDRRIPLEICPTSNVQTGTVRSIAEHPIGLLAKLHFRVTVNTDNRLMSGCTMTSEFAALHETFGYGLDDFRWFTINAMKSAFLDFDARIALIDDVIKPGYAALA, from the coding sequence ATGCCTGACGAAAGCCCTGTTCTGACCGGCGAGACGCTCCGCCGCGCGCCCAAGGTGCTGCTGCACGACCACCTCGACGGCGGCCTCCGGCCGGCGACCGTCGCCGAACTCGCCGAGGAGACCGGCTACGGCGGACTGCCCACCAGTGATCCGGCCGAGCTGGGCGGTTGGTTCCGCCGGGCGGCCGATTCCGGCTCGCTCGTGTCCTACCTCGAGACCTTCGCGCACACCTGCGGGGTGATGCAGACCGAGGATGCGCTGGTCAGGGTCGCCGCGGAAGCGGTGGAGGACCTGGCCGCCGACGGCGTCGTCTACGCCGAGGTGCGCTACGCACCGGAGTTGTTCGTCGAACGCGGTCTGTCACTCGATGCGGTGGTCGAGGCCGTCCAAGCGGGGTTCACGGAGGGCACTCGCCGCGTGGCCGCGAACGGCGGCAGCATCCGCGTCGGGACGTTGCTCTGCGCGATGCGGCAGCACGCCCGCGCCCTCGAGATCGCCGACCTCGCCGTCCGGTACCGCGACGCCGGCGTCGCCGGGTTCGACATCGCGGGCCCGGAGGACGGATTTCCGCCGACCCGCAATCTCGACGCGTTCGAATACCTGCGGCAGAACAATGCGCATTTCACCATTCACGCCGGCGAAGCCTTCGGTTTGCCGTCCATTTGGGAGGCGATTCAGCACTGCGGCGCCGAGCGGCTCGGGCACGGCGTGCGCATCATCGAGGACATCAAGACCGACGCGGACGGCACGGTCCACCTTGGACGGTTGGCCGCGTATGTCCGCGACCGCCGCATCCCCCTGGAGATCTGCCCGACGTCGAACGTCCAAACAGGCACGGTCCGCTCGATCGCCGAGCACCCGATCGGCCTGCTCGCCAAGCTGCACTTCCGCGTGACGGTGAACACGGACAACCGCCTGATGAGCGGATGCACGATGACCAGCGAATTCGCCGCGCTGCACGAGACCTTCGGCTATGGCCTGGACGACTTCCGCTGGTTCACCATCAACGCGATGAAATCCGCGTTCCTCGATTTCGACGCGCGGATCGCGCTGATCGACGACGTGATCAAGCCCGGGTACGCCGCACTGGCCTGA
- a CDS encoding PA containing protein, with product MTTDNHIAAPSFDRMRNMLVRAAEVRESEQQQIFDALDDIYARLAPVDSLGAVRKRLSELPDRTEVGVLAERLDEAMSRLEAQDNAIAALTRAIESLPDKLAKPFAQLDGRLDGVAARFEGVAGRMDGLEDKLQNIHRRLDELGGHLDKQDAKLESIPQSVTGPVRERIEQAEHTLRERVDSTDHELRGKVDELSRVTQERVGELGRTTHERIDANTEALKVALTETGEMIDASDRLENLGNRLETVTTRLDELAGRLDKVEDGFLSGIGDLDGALKAGLSKVEGTLSKQPDTDSVDSLVRKSNDESVRRIGGQLDEAMATFAELMLGGGPAVQQIAPPPPAPRQPRRSSRNGRAPKPADAKAKTGEGAEEPTE from the coding sequence GTGACCACTGACAACCACATTGCCGCCCCGTCCTTCGACCGGATGCGCAACATGCTGGTGCGCGCGGCCGAAGTGCGTGAGAGCGAGCAGCAGCAGATCTTCGACGCGCTCGACGACATCTACGCCCGCCTCGCGCCGGTGGACTCGCTGGGCGCGGTCCGCAAGCGGCTGTCCGAGCTCCCCGACCGCACCGAGGTCGGCGTGCTGGCCGAGCGCCTCGACGAGGCGATGTCCCGCCTCGAGGCCCAGGACAACGCCATCGCGGCGCTGACCCGGGCGATCGAGAGCCTCCCGGACAAGCTCGCCAAGCCCTTCGCGCAGCTGGACGGCCGCCTCGACGGCGTCGCCGCGCGCTTCGAGGGTGTCGCCGGGCGGATGGACGGGCTCGAGGACAAGCTCCAGAACATCCACCGCCGGCTCGACGAGCTGGGCGGGCACCTGGACAAGCAGGACGCCAAGCTCGAGTCGATCCCGCAGTCGGTGACCGGCCCGGTCCGCGAGCGGATCGAGCAGGCCGAGCACACGCTGCGCGAGCGCGTCGACAGCACCGACCACGAACTGCGGGGCAAGGTCGACGAGCTCAGCCGTGTCACGCAGGAGCGCGTCGGCGAGCTGGGCCGCACCACGCACGAGCGGATCGATGCGAACACCGAGGCGCTCAAGGTGGCGCTGACCGAGACCGGCGAGATGATCGACGCCTCGGACCGCCTGGAGAACCTGGGCAACCGCCTCGAAACGGTCACCACCCGCCTCGACGAGCTGGCCGGCCGCCTCGACAAGGTGGAGGACGGCTTCCTCTCCGGCATCGGCGACCTCGACGGCGCGCTCAAGGCCGGGCTGTCCAAGGTCGAGGGCACGCTGTCGAAGCAGCCGGACACCGACTCGGTGGACTCGCTGGTGCGCAAGAGCAACGACGAGAGCGTCCGCCGCATCGGCGGCCAGCTCGACGAGGCGATGGCGACGTTCGCGGAGCTGATGCTCGGCGGCGGCCCGGCCGTCCAGCAGATCGCCCCGCCCCCGCCGGCCCCGCGCCAGCCGCGCCGCAGCTCCCGCAACGGCCGCGCCCCGAAGCCGGCCGACGCCAAGGCCAAGACGGGCGAAGGCGCCGAAGAGCCCACGGAATAA
- a CDS encoding thymidine phosphorylase — protein MTAFAAVDVIRTKRDGGRLSDEQIDWVVDAYTRGDVAEEQMSALAMAIFLRGMDSGEISRWTGAMISSGERLSLNVSRPTVDKHSTGGVGDKITLPLAPLVAACGAAVPQLSGRGLGHTGGTLDKLESIPGWRASLTTAEITRQLEDVGAVVCAATSGLAPADKKLYALRDVTSTVESIPLIASSIMSKKIAEGASGLVLDVKFGSGAFMKTLEQARELASTLTSIGVDHGVPTTALLTDMNVPLGRAVGNAVEVAESVDVLQGGGPSDVVSLTVALAREMLALAGISTDPAAVLASGEAYEVWCRMIAAQGGDPSAPLPTPSHVHTVVAPASGVLASLDAYAVGVAAWRLGAGRARKEDPVQAAAGVLCLAKPGESVTEGEPLLELHTDTPDAVPAALAALEGGFTVASSAPAPGPIVRETIRGTV, from the coding sequence GTGACCGCCTTCGCCGCGGTCGACGTCATCCGCACCAAGCGGGACGGCGGCCGGCTTTCGGACGAGCAGATCGACTGGGTCGTCGACGCGTACACGCGCGGGGACGTCGCCGAAGAGCAGATGTCGGCGCTGGCCATGGCGATCTTCTTGCGGGGCATGGACTCCGGCGAGATCTCGCGGTGGACCGGCGCGATGATCTCGTCGGGTGAGCGGCTCTCTTTGAACGTGTCCCGGCCGACCGTCGACAAGCACTCGACGGGCGGGGTCGGCGACAAGATCACGCTCCCGCTGGCGCCGCTGGTGGCCGCGTGCGGGGCGGCGGTGCCGCAGCTGTCCGGGCGCGGGCTCGGGCACACCGGCGGCACGCTCGACAAGCTGGAGTCGATCCCCGGCTGGCGGGCTTCGCTGACCACCGCGGAGATCACCCGGCAGCTCGAAGACGTCGGCGCGGTGGTCTGCGCGGCGACGTCCGGGCTCGCGCCGGCGGACAAGAAGCTGTACGCGCTGCGGGACGTCACCTCGACCGTGGAGTCGATCCCGCTGATCGCCAGCTCGATCATGAGCAAGAAGATCGCGGAAGGCGCGTCCGGGCTGGTCCTGGACGTGAAGTTCGGGTCGGGCGCGTTCATGAAGACGCTCGAGCAGGCCCGGGAGCTGGCCTCGACGCTGACCTCGATCGGCGTCGACCACGGCGTCCCGACGACGGCGTTGCTGACCGACATGAACGTCCCTTTGGGACGGGCGGTCGGCAACGCGGTGGAGGTCGCGGAGTCGGTCGACGTGTTGCAGGGCGGTGGCCCGTCGGACGTGGTTTCGCTGACGGTGGCGCTGGCGCGCGAGATGCTGGCGCTGGCGGGGATCTCGACGGACCCGGCCGCGGTGCTGGCTTCGGGGGAGGCTTACGAGGTCTGGTGCCGGATGATCGCTGCCCAGGGCGGTGACCCATCGGCGCCGCTGCCGACGCCGTCGCACGTCCACACGGTCGTCGCGCCGGCTTCGGGCGTGCTGGCTTCGCTGGACGCGTACGCGGTGGGCGTCGCGGCGTGGCGGCTGGGCGCGGGCCGGGCCCGCAAGGAGGACCCGGTCCAGGCCGCGGCGGGCGTGCTGTGTCTCGCCAAGCCCGGGGAGTCGGTGACGGAGGGTGAGCCGTTGCTGGAGCTGCACACGGACACCCCGGACGCGGTCCCGGCCGCGTTGGCCGCGCTCGAGGGCGGCTTCACGGTCGCTTCGTCAGCGCCCGCTCCGGGCCCGATCGTCCGGGAGACGATCCGCGGCACGGTGTGA
- a CDS encoding cytidine deaminase: MTTVSTVDWDALRAQAIEAASHAYAPYSGLHVGVAGIVDDGRVVTGCNVENASYGLGLCAECTMAGQLRLSGGGRLVAVACRSGAGDLLMPCGRCRQILFELGGSACLVDTPSGILPMSAVLPDAFGPDDLP, encoded by the coding sequence ATGACCACTGTGTCCACTGTGGACTGGGACGCGCTGCGTGCTCAGGCGATCGAAGCCGCTTCCCATGCGTACGCGCCTTATTCGGGCCTGCACGTGGGGGTCGCGGGGATCGTCGACGACGGCCGCGTGGTCACCGGGTGCAACGTCGAGAACGCGTCCTACGGGCTCGGGCTGTGCGCCGAGTGCACGATGGCCGGGCAGCTGCGGCTGTCCGGCGGCGGGCGGCTCGTCGCGGTCGCGTGCCGCAGCGGCGCGGGTGACCTGCTGATGCCGTGCGGGCGCTGCCGGCAGATCCTCTTCGAGCTGGGCGGATCCGCGTGCCTGGTGGACACACCCAGCGGGATCCTGCCGATGTCGGCCGTCCTGCCGGACGCGTTCGGTCCGGACGACCTGCCGTGA